The following proteins are encoded in a genomic region of Musa acuminata AAA Group cultivar baxijiao chromosome BXJ2-11, Cavendish_Baxijiao_AAA, whole genome shotgun sequence:
- the LOC135626782 gene encoding RNA polymerase II C-terminal domain phosphatase-like 1 isoform X1: MLAEIKHSQDDKLIMKQYADSDQVVDNGKVFKVQSEVVLPLSDSHQLITRSVIRLQAKYHHSDMCKSIDARYKCSCTIKVCMGGPKELSNSKRLQEVYVCAMSERDYAFEMWRLLDLESSLINSLKLLDRIVCVKSGHYR; the protein is encoded by the exons ATGTTAGCAGAGATTAAACATTCCCAAGATGATAAATTGATCATGAAACAATATGCAGACAGTGACCAGGTTGTTGATAATGGTAAGGTGTTCAAGGTTCAGTCAGAGGTGGTCCTACCTTTGTCTGATAGCCATCAATTGATCACACGATCAGTAATAAGGTTACAAGCAAAATACCATCATTCTGACATGTGTAAATCCATCG ATGCGAGATACAAGTGTTCTTGTACGATTAAGGTTTGCATGGGAGGACCTAAGGAGCTATCTAACAGCAAGAGGTTGCAAGAGGTATATGTTTGCGCAATGTCTGAAAGAGATTATGCCTTTGAAATGTGGAGGCTTTTGGATCTAGAGTCAAGCTTGATCAACTCGTTGAAACTTCTTGACCGCATAGTGTGTGTTAAATCAG GTCACTATCGATAA
- the LOC135626782 gene encoding RNA polymerase II C-terminal domain phosphatase-like 1 isoform X2: MLAEIKHSQDDKLIMKQYADSDQVVDNDARYKCSCTIKVCMGGPKELSNSKRLQEVYVCAMSERDYAFEMWRLLDLESSLINSLKLLDRIVCVKSGHYR, encoded by the exons ATGTTAGCAGAGATTAAACATTCCCAAGATGATAAATTGATCATGAAACAATATGCAGACAGTGACCAGGTTGTTGATAATG ATGCGAGATACAAGTGTTCTTGTACGATTAAGGTTTGCATGGGAGGACCTAAGGAGCTATCTAACAGCAAGAGGTTGCAAGAGGTATATGTTTGCGCAATGTCTGAAAGAGATTATGCCTTTGAAATGTGGAGGCTTTTGGATCTAGAGTCAAGCTTGATCAACTCGTTGAAACTTCTTGACCGCATAGTGTGTGTTAAATCAG GTCACTATCGATAA
- the LOC135626781 gene encoding uncharacterized protein LOC135626781 isoform X1 — translation MTDNHAVAEEVEEEEEEEEEEEFYESLDRILSSSCSSTSASDDDADEVRSRRPSPPPPSLLPSLDVWTSEPASVAERRRLLLQRLGLAGDAALARPAAASDGPVHCSSVDTPDPPHLPRQQPHQRSINLLASRKLPLSSRSRPLSAVNVRLSGGDDHRCLIKNLDNGREFVVEEFGQDGMWNKLREVGTGRQLTMEEFEMCVEGSPIVQELMRRQKVEATGQHRGSGGGPRADGASKVGTRSKKIGSWLRRISNVAGATIARRHHQDRRSGDEKDTSSENGGRRSSSATDHSQDGSHGLDLRVKVWQYGKSHKELSGLYMSQAIQAHNGSIWSIKFSLDGRYLASAGEDCDIHVWGVSEINTKGDSLRVAEENGNSKPFALSICNRPPDPTSVLPGAEGSHWDKKIIAKFHGGRKSVSSDPVMMPELVFALSEKPVCSFRGHADDVLDLSWSKSQYLLSSSMDKTVRLWHMSSNSCLKIFTHSDYVTCIQFNPIDDRYFISGSLDEKVRIWSIPDPQVVDWNDLHEMVTAACFSPDGQAALVGSHKGSCYLYDTSDNRLIEKRRIDLENKKKKAAHKKITGFQFAPGGSSKVLVTSADSRVRIIANEELIHKFKGFRNTSSQISAYWTANGKYVICASEDSHVYVWRYDNQLQPSRSKTPASVTRSYEYFHCQGVTMAIPWPSTGTERMNRAHSSEQLVFNEESDANGHHRSSSHGYLTIGCQQKNNILTPNSSHSSDRVSATWPEELMTLRQSPQSDGDLFGRCMPVQNTSAWGLVIVTASQCGEIRTFQNFSFQFLT, via the exons ATGACGGACAACCACGCGGTGGCGGAGgaggtagaggaagaggaagaggaagaggaagaagaggagttctACGAGTCCTTGGACCGGATCCTTTCCTCGTCCTGCTCCTCCACCTCCGCCTCCGACGACGACGCTGACGAAGTCCGTTCCCGCCGTCCCTCCCCTCCCCCGCCGTCCTTGTTACCCTCGCTCGACGTCTGGACCTCCGAGCCCGCCTCAGTCGCGgaacgccgccgcctcctcctccagcGCCTCGGCCTCGCCGGCGACGCCGCCCTTGCCCgccccgccgccgcctccgacGGTCCCGTACACTGTTCCTCTGTTGATACACCCGACCCTCCGCACCTCCCCCGCCAACAGCCGCATCAGAGATCGATCAATCTGCTGGCCTCGCGCAAGCTCCCCCTCTCCTCGAGATCTCGGCCCTTGTCCGCAGTGAATGTCAGGCTCTCCGGCGGCGACGACCACAGGTGCTTGATCAAGAATCTTGACAACGGGAGGGAGTTCGTGGTGGAGGAGTTTGGGCAGGATGGGATGTGGAACAAGTTGAGGGAGGTCGGGACGGGCCGGCAGCTCACGATGGAGGAGTTTGAGATGTGCGTCGAAGGATCGCCCATCGTTCAAGAACTGATGAGGCGGCAGAAGGTTGAGGCGACCGGGCAGCACCGTGGGTCTGGCGGCGGGCCGCGAGCCGATGGAGCCTCCAAGGTAGGGACGCGGTCGAAGAAAATAGGAAGTTGGCTCAGGCGCATCAGCAACGTGGCAGGAGCTACAATTGCCAGAAGGCACCATCAGGACCGTCGGAGTGGCGACGAGAAGGATACATCGTCTGAGAATGGAGGGAGAAGGTCGAGCTCTGCTACCGATCACAGCCAGGACGGTTCGCATGGTCTCGACCTTCGTGTCAAGGTTTGGCAGTACGGGAAGTCCCACAAGGAGCTCAGCGGTCTGTACATGAGTCAGGCGATTCAGGCGCATAATGGTTCCATCTGGAGCATCAAGTTCAGCTTGGATGGCCGGTACTTGGCTAGTGCAGGAGAGGACTGTGACATCCATGTGTGGGGAGTTTCTGAGATCAATACGAAGGGGGACTCGTTGAGAGTGGCAGAGGAGAATGGGAATTCTAAACCCTTTGCTTTGTCAATCTGTAATCGTCCACCAGATCCAACATCAGTGTTGCCCGGTGCTGAAGGGAGCCACTGGGATAAGAAGATAATAGCAAAGTTCCATGGTGGTCGGAAATCGGTTAGCTCCGACCCTGTTATGATGCCGGAGCTTGTGTTTGCTTTGTCGGAGAAACCAGTGTGTTCTTTCCGAGGCCATGCTGATGATGTCCTTGATCTCTCTTGGTCAAAATCACAG TATCTTCTGTCATCTTCAATGGACAAGACTGTTCGACTATGGCACATGTCTAGCAATTCCTGTTTGAAAATATTCACACATAGTGACTATG tgacttgcatccaGTTCAATCCTATTGATGACAGGTATTTCATCAGTGGATCCCTGGATGAGAAGGTCCGGATATGGAGTATTCCTGACCCTCAAGTtgttgattggaatgatttgcatGAGATGGTCACTGCTGCTTGTTTCTCTCCTGATGGACAG GCTGCTCTGGTTGGTTCACATAAGGGGAGTTGCTACTTGTATGATACATCTG ATAACAGACTTATCGAAAAAAGACGAATCGACctagaaaacaagaaaaagaaggccGCACACAAGAAAATTACTGGGTTCCAG TTTGCTCCAGGGGGCTCCTCAAAGGTGCTAGTTACATCTGCGGATTCACGAGTCCGGATAATCGCTAATGAGGAACTTATCCACAAATTTAAAG GGTTTCGCAACACAAGCAGCCAAATCTCAGCCTACTGGACTGCCAATGGCAAATATGTTATCTGTGCCAGTGAGGATTCTCATGTATATGTATGGAGATATGATAACCAGTTGCAACCAAGCCGCAGCAAAACTCCTGCAAGTGTCACGCGGTCTTACGAGTATTTCCACTGCCAGGGTGTCACAATGGCTATTCCTTGGCCAAGCACTGGAACGGAAAGGATGAACAGAGCTCACTCCAGTGAACAGCTTGTGTTTAATGAGGAATCAGATGCCAATGGACATCATCGTTCATCTTCTCATGGTTACCTTACCATTGGGTGTCAACAGAAAAACAACATTCTCACTCCAAATTCAAGTCACTCCTCTGATAGGGTTTCTGCGACTTGGCCCGAAGAGCTCATGACCCTTAGGCAGAGCCCTCAGAGTGACGGTGATCTTTTCGGCAGATGCATGCCGGTGCAAAATACATCAGCCTGGGGATTGGTGATTGTCACTGCAAGTCAATGTGGCGAAATTAGAACTTTCCAGAATTTCAGCTTTCAATTTCTGACATGA
- the LOC135626781 gene encoding uncharacterized protein LOC135626781 isoform X2, with the protein MTDNHAVAEEVEEEEEEEEEEEFYESLDRILSSSCSSTSASDDDADEVRSRRPSPPPPSLLPSLDVWTSEPASVAERRRLLLQRLGLAGDAALARPAAASDGPVHCSSVDTPDPPHLPRQQPHQRSINLLASRKLPLSSRSRPLSAVNVRLSGGDDHRCLIKNLDNGREFVVEEFGQDGMWNKLREVGTGRQLTMEEFEMCVEGSPIVQELMRRQKVEATGQHRGSGGGPRADGASKVGTRSKKIGSWLRRISNVAGATIARRHHQDRRSGDEKDTSSENGGRRSSSATDHSQDGSHGLDLRVKVWQYGKSHKELSGLYMSQAIQAHNGSIWSIKFSLDGRYLASAGEDCDIHVWGVSEINTKGDSLRVAEENGNSKPFALSICNRPPDPTSVLPGAEGSHWDKKIIAKFHGGRKSVSSDPVMMPELVFALSEKPVCSFRGHADDVLDLSWSKSQYLLSSSMDKTVRLWHMSSNSCLKIFTHSDYVTCIQFNPIDDRYFISGSLDEKVRIWSIPDPQVVDWNDLHEMVTAACFSPDGQAALVGSHKGSCYLYDTSDNRLIEKRRIDLENKKKKAAHKKITGFQGFATQAAKSQPTGLPMANMLSVPVRILMYMYGDMITSCNQAAAKLLQVSRGLTSISTARVSQWLFLGQALERKG; encoded by the exons ATGACGGACAACCACGCGGTGGCGGAGgaggtagaggaagaggaagaggaagaggaagaagaggagttctACGAGTCCTTGGACCGGATCCTTTCCTCGTCCTGCTCCTCCACCTCCGCCTCCGACGACGACGCTGACGAAGTCCGTTCCCGCCGTCCCTCCCCTCCCCCGCCGTCCTTGTTACCCTCGCTCGACGTCTGGACCTCCGAGCCCGCCTCAGTCGCGgaacgccgccgcctcctcctccagcGCCTCGGCCTCGCCGGCGACGCCGCCCTTGCCCgccccgccgccgcctccgacGGTCCCGTACACTGTTCCTCTGTTGATACACCCGACCCTCCGCACCTCCCCCGCCAACAGCCGCATCAGAGATCGATCAATCTGCTGGCCTCGCGCAAGCTCCCCCTCTCCTCGAGATCTCGGCCCTTGTCCGCAGTGAATGTCAGGCTCTCCGGCGGCGACGACCACAGGTGCTTGATCAAGAATCTTGACAACGGGAGGGAGTTCGTGGTGGAGGAGTTTGGGCAGGATGGGATGTGGAACAAGTTGAGGGAGGTCGGGACGGGCCGGCAGCTCACGATGGAGGAGTTTGAGATGTGCGTCGAAGGATCGCCCATCGTTCAAGAACTGATGAGGCGGCAGAAGGTTGAGGCGACCGGGCAGCACCGTGGGTCTGGCGGCGGGCCGCGAGCCGATGGAGCCTCCAAGGTAGGGACGCGGTCGAAGAAAATAGGAAGTTGGCTCAGGCGCATCAGCAACGTGGCAGGAGCTACAATTGCCAGAAGGCACCATCAGGACCGTCGGAGTGGCGACGAGAAGGATACATCGTCTGAGAATGGAGGGAGAAGGTCGAGCTCTGCTACCGATCACAGCCAGGACGGTTCGCATGGTCTCGACCTTCGTGTCAAGGTTTGGCAGTACGGGAAGTCCCACAAGGAGCTCAGCGGTCTGTACATGAGTCAGGCGATTCAGGCGCATAATGGTTCCATCTGGAGCATCAAGTTCAGCTTGGATGGCCGGTACTTGGCTAGTGCAGGAGAGGACTGTGACATCCATGTGTGGGGAGTTTCTGAGATCAATACGAAGGGGGACTCGTTGAGAGTGGCAGAGGAGAATGGGAATTCTAAACCCTTTGCTTTGTCAATCTGTAATCGTCCACCAGATCCAACATCAGTGTTGCCCGGTGCTGAAGGGAGCCACTGGGATAAGAAGATAATAGCAAAGTTCCATGGTGGTCGGAAATCGGTTAGCTCCGACCCTGTTATGATGCCGGAGCTTGTGTTTGCTTTGTCGGAGAAACCAGTGTGTTCTTTCCGAGGCCATGCTGATGATGTCCTTGATCTCTCTTGGTCAAAATCACAG TATCTTCTGTCATCTTCAATGGACAAGACTGTTCGACTATGGCACATGTCTAGCAATTCCTGTTTGAAAATATTCACACATAGTGACTATG tgacttgcatccaGTTCAATCCTATTGATGACAGGTATTTCATCAGTGGATCCCTGGATGAGAAGGTCCGGATATGGAGTATTCCTGACCCTCAAGTtgttgattggaatgatttgcatGAGATGGTCACTGCTGCTTGTTTCTCTCCTGATGGACAG GCTGCTCTGGTTGGTTCACATAAGGGGAGTTGCTACTTGTATGATACATCTG ATAACAGACTTATCGAAAAAAGACGAATCGACctagaaaacaagaaaaagaaggccGCACACAAGAAAATTACTGGGTTCCAG GGTTTCGCAACACAAGCAGCCAAATCTCAGCCTACTGGACTGCCAATGGCAAATATGTTATCTGTGCCAGTGAGGATTCTCATGTATATGTATGGAGATATGATAACCAGTTGCAACCAAGCCGCAGCAAAACTCCTGCAAGTGTCACGCGGTCTTACGAGTATTTCCACTGCCAGGGTGTCACAATGGCTATTCCTTGGCCAAGCACTGGAACGGAAAGGATGA